A region of Kiritimatiellia bacterium DNA encodes the following proteins:
- a CDS encoding AraC family transcriptional regulator, translating into MVSFFDHPPMRVRAPAAVSEPPYFSHQVSAARRFYLRLAPRHGGPLTVISGGWELCRPDYRVRRAGFPHPTLEFVARGRGELWLGGRRTPLTPGSVFVYGRRTPHDIRCDPASPMLKYFVVFAGAAARDLLRTGRLTPGTATRVTEPDRIRELFDDLIARALDDRPGRERLCAIALAYLLTRIATRTAPQTPDAGALAAYHRCRALIESRPAEFRRLAELAAAGHVSVGHLCRLFRKFGRQSPMAYLRHLRMNLAAQRILTGHVPIKTVAVEFGYADPHNFTRAFRRAFGVAPTDLLRGPVAHTRPAGPLRSSAAHALTPALPASTFRT; encoded by the coding sequence ATGGTGTCATTTTTTGACCATCCCCCCATGCGCGTGCGCGCGCCAGCCGCAGTCAGCGAGCCGCCCTACTTCAGCCACCAGGTCAGCGCCGCCCGGCGCTTCTACCTGCGCCTCGCCCCCCGCCACGGCGGGCCCCTCACCGTGATCAGCGGCGGCTGGGAGCTCTGCCGGCCAGACTACCGCGTCCGCCGCGCGGGCTTCCCGCATCCAACGCTCGAGTTCGTCGCGCGCGGGCGCGGTGAACTCTGGCTCGGCGGACGGCGCACCCCGTTGACGCCGGGGTCGGTCTTCGTCTACGGCCGCCGCACCCCCCACGACATCCGCTGCGATCCCGCCTCGCCAATGTTGAAATACTTCGTGGTGTTCGCCGGCGCCGCCGCGCGCGATCTGTTGCGCACCGGCCGCCTCACTCCCGGAACGGCGACCCGCGTCACCGAGCCCGACCGCATCCGCGAGCTCTTCGACGATCTCATCGCCCGCGCGCTCGACGACCGCCCCGGCCGCGAACGGCTCTGCGCCATCGCGCTGGCCTACCTCCTGACCCGCATCGCCACGCGGACCGCACCACAGACCCCGGACGCCGGCGCGCTGGCAGCCTACCACCGCTGTCGCGCGCTCATCGAAAGCCGACCCGCGGAGTTCCGGCGGCTGGCCGAACTGGCCGCCGCCGGCCATGTCAGCGTCGGACACCTCTGCCGCCTCTTCCGAAAGTTTGGTCGCCAGAGCCCGATGGCCTACCTCCGCCACCTGCGGATGAATCTCGCCGCACAGCGAATTCTCACCGGCCACGTGCCGATCAAGACCGTCGCCGTGGAATTCGGCTACGCCGACCCGCACAACTTCACCCGCGCGTTCCGTCGCGCGTTCGGCGTCGCCCCAACCGACCTGCTGCGCGGCCCGGTTGCCCACACCCGGCCGGCTGGCCCTCTGCGCAGCTCCGCGGCCCACGCATTGACCCCGGCCCTGCCTGCTTCTACGTTTCGCACATGA
- a CDS encoding HAD-IA family hydrolase: MTLSDPVQRRVDAVLFDMDGVLCDSEPFICEAARLMFRERYGLEFSPDEFRPFVGAGEDRYLGGPAERRGLRLNLPADKARTYEIYLQIIRGRLAPLPGAVEFVRAARTLGLRTAVATSADRIKLEGNLREIGLAEGEFDARITGDDIRRKKPDPEIFLAAAAALRVAPSRCLVVEDAPNGLRAGVAAGARCLGILSSFPEAELRAAGARWLARDLAEALPRLPQMIRED, from the coding sequence ATGACCCTCTCCGATCCTGTTCAGCGCCGCGTCGACGCGGTGCTCTTCGACATGGACGGCGTGCTGTGCGATTCTGAGCCGTTCATCTGCGAAGCGGCCCGCCTCATGTTCCGCGAACGGTACGGCCTGGAGTTCTCCCCCGATGAGTTCCGTCCTTTTGTCGGCGCCGGCGAAGACCGCTATCTCGGCGGCCCGGCGGAACGCCGCGGTCTTCGCCTCAACCTGCCGGCCGACAAGGCCCGTACCTACGAGATCTACCTCCAAATCATCCGCGGCCGCCTCGCCCCGCTGCCCGGCGCCGTCGAGTTCGTCCGCGCCGCCCGCACGCTCGGCCTGCGCACCGCGGTGGCCACCAGTGCCGACCGCATCAAGCTGGAAGGCAACCTCCGCGAAATCGGTCTCGCAGAGGGCGAGTTCGATGCGCGCATCACCGGCGACGACATTCGCAGGAAGAAACCGGACCCCGAAATATTTCTCGCCGCCGCCGCCGCGCTCCGTGTCGCCCCATCGCGTTGTCTTGTCGTGGAGGACGCGCCCAACGGTCTGCGCGCCGGTGTCGCGGCGGGCGCACGCTGTCTGGGCATCCTCTCCAGCTTTCCCGAGGCGGAGCTGCGCGCGGCCGGCGCCCGCTGGCTCGCGCGCGATCTCGCCGAGGCACTACCTCGCTTGCCACAGATGATTCGCGAGGACTGA